From the genome of Hyphobacterium sp. CCMP332:
GTCTATGCCGCGCGGCAGATCGAGAATATCCAGACGCCCGATGCTCGGCAGGAAACCGTTCGATGGATCCTCGGCATAGAGCCGCGCCTCGATGGCATGGCCCTTCAGGCGGATTTCATCCTGTTCCGGCACCGAGCCGCCCGCGGCGACCCGTAGCTGAAGCTCGACCAGATCCAGCCCCGTCACCAATTCGGTGACCGGATGCTCCACCTGAAGCCGCGTATTCATTTCCATGAAGAAAAAGCCGTCTTCGCGCAGCGCGCCGGACCCGTCGACGATAAACTCCACCGTTCCCGCGCCCTCATAATTGACGGCCTTGGCGGCCTGCACGGCCGCGGAACACATGGCGGCGCGGACATTCGGCGTCATGCCGGGTGCTGGCGCTTCCTCGATCACTTTCTGGTGACGGCGTTGCAGCGAGCAATCCCGCTCGAACAGATGGATAACGCGGCCCCGGCTGTCGCCAAAAACCTGCACCTCGATATGACGCGGATTCTCGATGAATTTCTCGATCAGCACTTCATCATTGCCAAAAGAGGATTTCGCCTCCCGCTTGCAGCTATCCAGCAAATCCAGAAAGTCAGTGGAGGCCTCGACCTTGCGCATCCCCTTGCCGCCCCCCCCGGCCACGGCCTTGATCAGGACCGGATAGCCAATCGCATCAGCAGCATTTTTCAAATGCTCGGGATCCTGATTATCGCCGTGATAGCCGGGCGTCACCGGCACGCCAGCGTCTTCCATCAGCTTCTTGGCCCGATCCTTCAAGCCCATGGCGCGGATCGAGTCCGGCGACGGGCCGACGAATTTGATGCCCGCATCGGTGCAGGCCTGCGCAAATTCGGCATTCTCCGACAGAAAGCCATAGCCGGGATGGATGGCGTCCGCCCCGATCTGCCTGGCCGCTTCGAGGATCTTGTCCGCCCGCAGATAGCTTTCCGAACTGGGGGCCGGCCCCAGCAGAACCGCCGCGTCGGCCTCTTTGACGTGCGGTGCCTCGGCATCGGCTTCCGAATAGACAGCCACCGTGCGGATACCCATGCGCTTGGCCGTGCGCATGACCCGGCGGGCGATTTCCCCGCGATTGGCAATCAGAAGCGTTTCAAACATGTGTCAGGCCTTTCCCGCTTTTGGCGGTCCCGCGCGGTGCACCGCCGCCACGAGCACAAAACTGATGATCATCAGGAGATACCACGATCCGAGCTTTTGAATCGACACCGGGCTCCAGTCGACCCCGTCCTGATGCGGATAGGACCAGGCGCGGGCATAGGTGCCGATATTCTCGGCAAACCAGATAAACAGCGCGACCAGCAACAGCCCCACGACCATCGGCATGAAGCGGTGTTTTTCATCCGGCCGGAACCAGATGACGCACGGACCGTAAATGGCCAGCGTCGCGGCATAAAGCGCCAACCGGATATCGATCGTGAAATGATGGGTGAAGAAGTTGATATAAATCGCCAGCGCCAGAAGGCCTTGCAGCCAGAGCGGCGGGAAGCGGTCAAACCGGAATTCGAAAATGCGCCAGACCCGCGCGATATAACTGCCGACGGCGGCATACATGAAGCCGGAAAACAGCGGCACACCCAGAATCCGCAAATAAGCCTCCTCCGGATAGATCCATGAACCGGCCGAGGTTTTGAAAATCTCCATCACCGTGCCGACGATATGGAAGACGAGGATCACCCGCGCCTCCTCCCAGGTTTCCAGCCGCGTGATCAGAAACCCCGCCTGAATGGCAATCGCGGAGAGCGTCAGGAAGTCGTAACGCGGCAGAAACGCGTCATCAGGATAGAACAGGAATGTCCCGAGCAATAGCGCCACCATCGCACCGCCGAACAGGCAGGCCCACGCCTGCTTGATGCCGAAGGAAATGAATTCAAACAGGAATTGCGTGACCGGCCCGCGCACATAAGCCGTCCGCCACGCCTCCCGGCGCGCGTGCAGCCAGGCCCGCGGATTGCGAAAGACCTCCAGCGCGGATTACTCCATCCAGCTCGGCTTGCGCTTTTCAAGGAAGGCGGCAAGGCCTTCCTGCCCCTCATCGCTGGCGCGGCGATGGGCAATCCGCTTGGCCAGATCATGCATCAGGCCGTGATCGATCTTGTGCCCGGCGACATCATCGACGAGTTCCTTCGCATCGGCGACGGCGCCCGGAGCGGCGCTGAAACCCAGCTTGGCGACATATTCCGCCATATCATCCAGCTCATCGGCGGTATCGACGACATATTGAACCAGCCCGATCATATGGGCGAATTGCGCATCAAAGCCTTCGGCTGTCGCAAACAGCGCCTTTGCCCATTTCGGCCCGATAGCCCGCACGACAAAAGGTGAAATCGTCGCCGGGGTAAGGCCCAGCTTCACTTCCGAGAAGCTGAATTTTGTATCCTTGACTGCAATGGCCACATCACACGCGGCCACCAGTCCGGATCCGCCTCCCATGGCGGCACCCTTGACCAAGGCAATTGTCAGCTGCGGCAGATGGAACAGCTTGTAGAGCATGCCGGCCAGCGCCTCGGCATCCTCGATATTCTGCTCGCGGGTATAACCTGCGGCATTCTTCATCCAGTTCAGATCCCCACCGGCACAGAACGTATCGCCAGCCCCGCGCAGCATGACAATGCGGACTTCATCGGTGTTCCTGGACAGAAGGTCGAACATCTCGCTGAGCGCATTGATCGTTTCGCGGTCGAACGCATTTTTCTTGTCAGGCCGGTTGATCGTGATAACCGCCAGCTCACCGGGGGTGACATCCAGCAGTACGGGTTGTGGGTCGGACATGCGCAAACTCCAATTCAGCTTCGTCTTCGTCTAGCGCGTCTCGCGATAAAAGAAAAACGGCGAATTGTCCGGATCATAGAGGCCGGATTGGCAAATACCGCACGCTTTTATCCAGAGACGCAGTTGGCGTCTTGGGCGTGACCGGCAAAACTGGATCGGATGATGAAGCCCCCGCAAAGAAAAAGCCGCCGACCCGGAGGTCAGCGGCTTTCCATTCCGGTTTTTCCGCGATGTCAGTCGCCGCGGAAAATCATACCCTTGATCCCACCCAGGATCAGGATGCCAATGAAATAGGCGATGGCGAGTGCGCCCGCATACAGCCAGTAATTCATTTCCGTCAGATTGGCCGTGACCATTCCGAAATCGAAACCGTCCATCCCGCCCCCGCGGACCATCGGCATGACAATGTCCACAATCAGGTGGATGATGGTCGCGACGATTGTGAAGATCAGAATGGCACCGGCCGACCGGAGCAGAATCGCCATGACCAGGGCGATAACGCCGAACTGGATCGCCAGAGGCATCCAGTTCACCACTTCACCATTGCCGGCATAGGTCAGAAGGCCAGGCTCAAAAAACGCGTAACCCTGGTCAAACCAGCCGCGTGCAGTGTCCAAAAATTCCATGGCGTTATTCCCCTCGGTTTCGCCCACGCGCCCATATACTACCCCAGAAAGAGCGCATTGTTAAAACATTCTTAGGAAAAACCGGCCGCTGGCAACCCCACTCGCGTGACAGGCGAAGGAATTCTGCTCAACCACCGGGGCCTGATTCCTCGATTATCGGGCAGAAACGGGTATCTGGACTTCATGCCGGCGGAACGGAATCGGCGTCCAGGGCGGGCTGTAGGACGCATAAACCGGCTCGCCCGTCACTTCATAGCCATTGGCAGCAATCCAGGATGTCAGCTCGGCTTCATGCTGACCGATTGTTTCACTGTTGCGGCGCCCGCGGAATTTGATCACCGCCATTTGATGTGTTGGGACTTCGCGGATATTCACGGCCGGATTGTTTGGCCGGGGCAGTGTTTCCATGGTCCATTCCGCCGGCATGATAAATGCCACTGTCCAGCGATCATCGCCCGATGGTGTGGACGTCACCGGCGCGGTCATATCGATCGATTGCCCCCGGCGGGTCGTCACCGGTGCCGTCATATCAATGGACTGCCGCGGCGCATTATTGCCGAAGATGTAATCCGCAAGCGGCCGGAATCCGCGGCTCCCCGCCTCCTCGCGCGAACCACTCACCTCGACTTCAGCGACGATCATCGACGCATATTCGCGGATCTCGATATCGCCCTCGCTGCGCAGGACGGTGTGGCTCGGCTCATCAGCGGCCATGGCTTGGCCTCCCCAGAGGGAAAATATGGCAGACAGGAAAGCAAGAATGCGCATGGCGGCCTCGTATCTTTTTCATACAAGGTCGTACGCAAACGCGATCCGATTGGATGACTACATCCTGAAGACGCCGAACCTGGTATCCGGGAAGGGCGCATTCAACGCGGCGGAAAGCGATAGCGCCAGAACCCGGCGCGTATCCGCCGGCGCGATGATGCCGTCATCCCACAGCCGCGCCGTCGAGAAATAGGGCGAGCCCTCTTTTTCATAGAGGTGGCGGATCGGTTGTTTGAAGCTGTCCTCCTCCTCGGCCGACCAGTCTTCCCCCCTCGCCTCCATCCCGTCGCGCTTGACGGTGGCCAGAACGCTGGCCGCCTGCTCTCCGCCCATCACCGAGATGCGCGCATTGGGCCACATGAAGAGGAAGCGTGGGCTGTAAGCCCGTCCACACATGCCGTAATTCCCGGCCCCGTAGGACCCGCCAATAATGATCGTGACCTTTGGTCCGGCAAAACAGGACACCGCTGTCACCAGCTTGGCCCCGTCCTTGGCGATGCCGCCGGCCTCGTATTTGGACCCGACCATGAAGCCGGTGATATTCTGCAGGAAAATCAGTGGAATTTTCCGCTGCGCGCACAACTCGATGAAATGCGCGCCTTTCTGGGCGCTTTCGGAAAACAATATGCCGTTATTGGCAATGATGCCGACGGGCATGCCGTGCAGGCGCGCAAAACCGCAGACCAGCGTCTCGCCATAAAGTTTCTTGAACTCGTCAAATTCCGAGCCATCGACGATACGGGCGATCACTTCGCGCGCATCATAGGGCGTTCGAAGGTCGGTCGGCACGACGCCGTTCAACTCGTCCGGATCATAGGCCGGCTCGACAGGCTCGGACACATCCTGCGCCGAGGTCTTGGTCGTATTCAGCGTGCCAACGATCCGCCGCGCCAGGAACAGCGCATGCTCGTCATCCATGGCGTAATGATCGGCCACGCCGGACTGACGCGCATGCACATCCGCACCGCCGAGATCCTCTGCCGAGATCACCTCGCCCGTCGCTGCCTTCACCAGC
Proteins encoded in this window:
- a CDS encoding acetyl/propionyl/methylcrotonyl-CoA carboxylase subunit alpha, coding for MFETLLIANRGEIARRVMRTAKRMGIRTVAVYSEADAEAPHVKEADAAVLLGPAPSSESYLRADKILEAARQIGADAIHPGYGFLSENAEFAQACTDAGIKFVGPSPDSIRAMGLKDRAKKLMEDAGVPVTPGYHGDNQDPEHLKNAADAIGYPVLIKAVAGGGGKGMRKVEASTDFLDLLDSCKREAKSSFGNDEVLIEKFIENPRHIEVQVFGDSRGRVIHLFERDCSLQRRHQKVIEEAPAPGMTPNVRAAMCSAAVQAAKAVNYEGAGTVEFIVDGSGALREDGFFFMEMNTRLQVEHPVTELVTGLDLVELQLRVAAGGSVPEQDEIRLKGHAIEARLYAEDPSNGFLPSIGRLDILDLPRGIDGVRVDSGVEQGGEVSMHYDPMIAKIIAFGANRDAAIERSLAALAATRVYPVKTNGGFLGNCLRDDDFQAARLSTGLIAEKAETLIPAGAPKRDAALAARAFLERDQVANSNDPWALKDGFRANADTKIRIRLEYEGDTLDVALSAAPVKGRTLSARLGEDTFILDGMATSGRIVTEAESVIVFSDGRASRFSLPRPDAAADGADAGGLVKAPMPGKVLSLNVAEGDTVTKGQKLLVLEAMKMEHALAAPRDGVIASVSIAAGDQVGEGDALVTMAEEDEAAA
- a CDS encoding DUF817 domain-containing protein, which codes for MRGPVTQFLFEFISFGIKQAWACLFGGAMVALLLGTFLFYPDDAFLPRYDFLTLSAIAIQAGFLITRLETWEEARVILVFHIVGTVMEIFKTSAGSWIYPEEAYLRILGVPLFSGFMYAAVGSYIARVWRIFEFRFDRFPPLWLQGLLALAIYINFFTHHFTIDIRLALYAATLAIYGPCVIWFRPDEKHRFMPMVVGLLLVALFIWFAENIGTYARAWSYPHQDGVDWSPVSIQKLGSWYLLMIISFVLVAAVHRAGPPKAGKA
- a CDS encoding enoyl-CoA hydratase-related protein — encoded protein: MSDPQPVLLDVTPGELAVITINRPDKKNAFDRETINALSEMFDLLSRNTDEVRIVMLRGAGDTFCAGGDLNWMKNAAGYTREQNIEDAEALAGMLYKLFHLPQLTIALVKGAAMGGGSGLVAACDVAIAVKDTKFSFSEVKLGLTPATISPFVVRAIGPKWAKALFATAEGFDAQFAHMIGLVQYVVDTADELDDMAEYVAKLGFSAAPGAVADAKELVDDVAGHKIDHGLMHDLAKRIAHRRASDEGQEGLAAFLEKRKPSWME
- a CDS encoding heme-binding protein, with amino-acid sequence MAADEPSHTVLRSEGDIEIREYASMIVAEVEVSGSREEAGSRGFRPLADYIFGNNAPRQSIDMTAPVTTRRGQSIDMTAPVTSTPSGDDRWTVAFIMPAEWTMETLPRPNNPAVNIREVPTHQMAVIKFRGRRNSETIGQHEAELTSWIAANGYEVTGEPVYASYSPPWTPIPFRRHEVQIPVSAR
- a CDS encoding carboxyl transferase domain-containing protein yields the protein MSRLTSSADPNSEAFRANREAMLGLVAELRGKTAEAAEGGSERARAKHLSRGKLLPRDRVERLLDPGSPFLEVGALAANGMYEGNVHGAGIIAGIGRVSGREVMIVCNDPTIKGGAYYPMTVKKHLRAQEIAMQNRLPCVYLVDSGGANLPHQSEVFPDREHFGRIFYNQAQMSAAGIPQIASVMGSCTAGGAYVPAMSDETIIVRKQGTIFLGGPPLVKAATGEVISAEDLGGADVHARQSGVADHYAMDDEHALFLARRIVGTLNTTKTSAQDVSEPVEPAYDPDELNGVVPTDLRTPYDAREVIARIVDGSEFDEFKKLYGETLVCGFARLHGMPVGIIANNGILFSESAQKGAHFIELCAQRKIPLIFLQNITGFMVGSKYEAGGIAKDGAKLVTAVSCFAGPKVTIIIGGSYGAGNYGMCGRAYSPRFLFMWPNARISVMGGEQAASVLATVKRDGMEARGEDWSAEEEDSFKQPIRHLYEKEGSPYFSTARLWDDGIIAPADTRRVLALSLSAALNAPFPDTRFGVFRM